DNA sequence from the Gordonia polyisoprenivorans genome:
GATCATCCACTGCGGCTCCGGGCCGGCGCCGGGCACCCACACCGGGCCCGAGCCCATCGCCCGGCTGCTCAAGCGATTCCCGTCGTTGCCGCTCATCATCGCGCACATGGGCACACCGGAATACGAGGAATTCCTCGGTCTCGCCGAACGATTCGAGAATGTGCGACTCGACACCACGATGTCGTTCACCGACTTCTCCGAGGCCGACGCGCCGTACCCACCCGAGCTACGACCCCGGCTGGCCGACCTGGGACCAAAGATCTTGTTCGGCAGCGACTTCCCGAACATCCCTTACACCTACACCCACGCCCTCGACGCGATCATGCGGCTGGATCTGGGCGACGACTGGGTACGCGGGGTCCTCTATCGCAATGCGGCGGAGTTGTTCGGCGTGAACTGAGCCCCTCTCGGAAGACTCAACTCAAGAAACGACGAGCCCCTTTGTCTGCCCTGCGAAACACGGACAGCGCCTGACGAAGCTGTTCGTCGGTGTCTTGGAATATCCAGTACTTCTCCATGACTGCGACCACGGCGTCGTCATTGCCCGCGCGGTACATCTGTTCGCAGTCCTCGCACAGTGCCCAATACGAGGGGAGCGAATGCCCTTTGCCATAAACGCGATACCTGGTCCTGTCGATGTCGAGTGGATGTACCCAGACGACATTGACGCTTCCGCAGATTGCACATGACTGGTCGGTGCTGTTGGTCGGCGCGCCGTCGACCCAGTCGTCCGGATACCTCGGCGCACCGTCTGCCAGCGTGACGACGGCGGCATACCCACTCGCCGGCCTCGGTGGCGCCTGCACGTAGTGATCAGCGAACCACCCGGTCGACGGGATTCGCGGCACCGCGTCGCGGTCACCGCGCTCACGCGGGATCGGGCGGCCATCATCGGGCCAGAGCACCTCCACACGGGATGCGGCGTCGAGGATGATTCCCGCGTCGAACGTGATCTTTCGTTCCGAAAGTCCGAGGAAAGGTGCCGCAGTGACGAGTACAGACTCGCCGCGAGGCGGCAGGTGGTCGAGGCCGAAGGCGAAGGAGGCGTCGTGGGCGCCGGCTGTGCCGCGGAACCGCCCGAGTCCACCCGCGTTCAACTCCGGCGACGGCAGATTGGACGAGGTCGTTCCGTCGGCCCACTCGAACCCGACGAGCAACGGAACCACGGAGCTGCGGCGACCATCGCGCCCGAGCCACAGCCCGCCGTCAAAAGTCATCGCGTCCTTGCGGATTCGGACCTCGACGGTCATCTCGACCCCGGTGGTGTACACCACTGTCTGCGTAATCCAGACCACCACGTCAGCACAGCGATTGATCACGCCGTCGAGCGGCGCCCGGACCCCTACCTCGTTGAGTGGGGGCGTCCACCTGATCATCACCTCGCGCCGTCTCCGATCACTGCGCCGCAGCCCTACCCCCGCGCCGCGATCCGCGCCCGGACCTCCGGACGCCGCAGCGGCGGTACGGTTTTCGGCGGCTGGCGACGCTCCGGGAGCTCACCGAGCAGGGTTCGCGTGGCGGCGGTCACCGCGATGACCGCCGCCTCGAACACCTCGGCGTTGGCTGCCGACGGATGACGTATGCCGCTCACCTTGCGAACGTACTGG
Encoded proteins:
- a CDS encoding DUF2277 family protein; this encodes MCRNITELRGLEPAATEEEIEAAARQYVRKVSGIRHPSAANAEVFEAAVIAVTAATRTLLGELPERRQPPKTVPPLRRPEVRARIAARG